Genomic segment of Mucilaginibacter sabulilitoris:
AGAAAGCGGTTAAGCAATCAGGAGTTAAGCGTTTACTGGTAATTGGCGGCGCAGGCAGCCTGGAAATTGCTCCTGGCGTTCAATTGGTTGATTCGCCTGATTTTCCGGCAGCATACAAACCTGGTGCATCCGCAGCCCGCGACTATTTGAATATTTTGAAGCAAGAACAGGATCTGGACTGGACATTTTTAAGTCCGGCTATTAACATGCACCCGGACGCGCACGGCGAGCCTACCCGCAAGTTCCGTTTAGGCACTGATCAACCCGTATTTAATGAAAAGGGTGAAAATTTTATACTTATTGAAGACCTTGCCGTTGCAATTATCAACGAACTGGAAAACAACCAGTTTATAAAGCGAAGGTTTACGGTAGGGTATTAATAGCCTACCTATTGTCATGCTGAGCGGAGCGAAGCAATTGGCTTCACCCAACCCTCTCCAAAAGGAGAGGGCTTTAAAATGCTTTTTAAAGTCTCCCCCCTTTGGGGGAGATTTAGAGGGGGCATCCTCGCAATGACATATTTAAGAATATAAGTTTCTTATTTAATAAACTTGGCTGCTACCCAATTGTCTGTTTTTTTATGAATAATATATTTCAGTCCATGTTTACGGGCTTCATCAGTAATGATTTCCAGGTCGGGTGATTCGTAAAAACCACTGAAATAGATTTCACCATCGGGTTTCAGCACTTCGGCATACCGTTCCATTTGGTCGAGCAGGATATTGCGGTTAATATTTGCCAAAATAATATCATATTGCTCGTCAGGGATAGCCTCTTTTGAACCACATAGTGGTATTATATTATCGATACGGTTTAACGCCGAATTTTCAATGGTGCTATCAAAGCACACCGAGTCATAATCAATGGCAGTTATTTCAGCTGCGTTGAGTTTAGCAGCCATTATGGCTAAAATACCCGTGCCACAGCCCATATCAAGTACGTTTTTACCTTCAAAATTATTCTCAAGCATCAGTTCGAGCATCATGGATGTAGTTTGGTGGTGCCCGGTACCAAAGGCCATTTTGGGGTCTATTACAATTTCGTACGGAAACTCAGGTTTGGCCGCATGAAAGGTCGCCCTCACGTATATTTTATCAGCTATTTCTATGGGTTCAAAATTACTTTCCCATACCTCGTTCCAGTTTTTTTGCGGAATGAGTGTTATTTCATAGCTAAAAGTAAACATATCCCGATATGGTAGTAATTGCTCACTGAGCTTTTCTTCGTCAAAATCAGTAGTAGGTATGTATGCTTTAAAACCAAATTCCAGTTCTTCAAAAGTATCAAACCCAATTTCACCCAAAGCGTTGATCAGCAGGTCTTGCTGATAATCTTCGGTGGTAATGATAGTAAAAAGCAGTTCGTAGTAGTTCATTATTAAATAAATAACAAATAAGTCATCCTGAACTTGTTCAGGATCTCTCAGGACAATTAATCTGTGCGGCTTAATGCGCGAATGGAATGCCGAAATAAGTTCGGCATGACGTTAATTATACAGAGCTTTCCATTTCTTTATCTTGTTGTATGGCTTTTATAATCCTGGGTTTACCCAATAGGTATAATATTACAAAGGTAATAACCCAATAAATAAGCTGTATTTCAGAAAGGTACCACCAAAAGCTCAGCAAAGGTTTCCGTCCTTGTGTAGGGTCCCATATAATGTAGCTAATAGAGCCTGCAAACGCTATACAAATAAAAGCAATGCAAATCCCGATAATTACGCGGGCTTTTAAACTATGTGCACCTTTACTATCCCATAACGGTACAATAATGAGGTACTGGGTTAAAATGCCCACCACCAGCAGCAAGGGCCAAAAAAGATGAAAGTAAGCCATTAAACTGTATAAGTTGCCGTTACCAATCTCGATCAGCTTCATGGGATGGTCGGGCATGTTGTATTTAACGACCATCCAAAAAATGCCGAAATCA
This window contains:
- the prmA gene encoding 50S ribosomal protein L11 methyltransferase, with the protein product MNYYELLFTIITTEDYQQDLLINALGEIGFDTFEELEFGFKAYIPTTDFDEEKLSEQLLPYRDMFTFSYEITLIPQKNWNEVWESNFEPIEIADKIYVRATFHAAKPEFPYEIVIDPKMAFGTGHHQTTSMMLELMLENNFEGKNVLDMGCGTGILAIMAAKLNAAEITAIDYDSVCFDSTIENSALNRIDNIIPLCGSKEAIPDEQYDIILANINRNILLDQMERYAEVLKPDGEIYFSGFYESPDLEIITDEARKHGLKYIIHKKTDNWVAAKFIK
- a CDS encoding NAD(P)-dependent oxidoreductase — encoded protein: MKLALIGATGNVGQTILNEALQRGYDVTAIARNPEKLNIINDKLTLKAVDIFDIDSLAAVLAGHDAVVSSYNSGWTNPNIYDDFIAGSEAIQKAVKQSGVKRLLVIGGAGSLEIAPGVQLVDSPDFPAAYKPGASAARDYLNILKQEQDLDWTFLSPAINMHPDAHGEPTRKFRLGTDQPVFNEKGENFILIEDLAVAIINELENNQFIKRRFTVGY